A single region of the Musa acuminata AAA Group cultivar baxijiao chromosome BXJ1-11, Cavendish_Baxijiao_AAA, whole genome shotgun sequence genome encodes:
- the LOC103970026 gene encoding uncharacterized protein LOC103970026, whose protein sequence is MELSCIASPRSISPFSSASPSSSSPSSSFSSSSYGCCSWRRERRKVAEWAQIKASAEGSHERINTEDAGEPRRRGFAAGGPVMEVSASPASASTTTTTVIERSFAGSGDSEFPVWERLGAVVRLSYGIGIYGAMALAGKFICSTAGIDCTGGFHPSLEAVLDGLGYAAPPIMALLFILDDEVVKYSPHARAIRDVEDEELRSFFYGMSPWQFILIVAASSIGEELFYRVAVQGALADMFLRGTELMKDARGIASLTGVLPLFVPFAQAFAAVITAALTGSLYYVATAPKDPTYVVAPVLNSGTGREDLKKLFAAWFERRQMKKIYSPLLEGLLALYLGFEWIRTDNILAPMITHGIYSAVVLGHGLCKIHDHRRKLRQRIQQVRVETKNNNL, encoded by the exons ATGGAGCTCAGCTGCATCGCGTCTCCTCGTAGCATCTCCCCCTTCTCCTCcgcttctccttcctcttcttctccgtcgtcgtccttctcctcctcttcttacgGATGTTGTTCTTGGAGGCGGGAGAGGAGGAAGGTCGCTGAGTGGGCTCAGATCAAGGCGTCCGCGGAGGGGAGCCACGAGAGGATCAACACCGAAGACGCCGGAGAACCCCGGCGCAGGGGCTTCGCAGCTGGCGGTCCCGTGATGGAGGTCTCCGCGTCGCCGGCGTCCGCGAGCACAACGACCACGACCGTCATCGAGCGGAGCTTTGCCGGCAGCGGTGACTCCGAATTCCCCGTCTGGGAGAGGCTGGGCGCTGTTGTTAGGCTCAGCTACGGGATAG GTATATACGGAGCTATGGCGCTTGCGGGGAAGTTCATATGCTCCACTGCTGGGATTGATTGCACAGGAGGATTCCATCCGTCGCTAGAAGCGGTCCTGGACGGTCTGGGCTATGCTGCTCCACCAATCATGGCTCTGCTCTTCATCCTAGAT GATGAGGTGGTGAAGTATTCACCCCATGCTCGTGCTATCAGAGATGTGGAGGATGAGGAGCTCCGGAGCTTCTTCTATGGCATGTCACCGTGGCAG TTCATACTCATTGTCGCTGCAAGTTCTATCGGGGAGGAGCTGTTTTATCGAGTTGCTGTTCAG GGAGCACTGGCTGATATGTTCTTAAGGGGCACCGAACTCATGAAAGATGCACGTGGAATTGCATCTCTG ACTGGTGTGCTGCCTCTATTTGTGCCATTTGCTCAAGCATTTGCTGCGGTTATCACGGCCGCTCTCACGGGCTCACTGTATTATGTTGCAACTGCGCCAAAAG ATCCTACGTATGTAGTTGCACCAGTATTAAATTCTGGCACTGGTCGTGAAGACCTCAAGAAGCTCTTTGCAG CTTGGTTTGAGAGAAGGCAGATGAAGAAGATATATTCTCCACTTTTAGAAGGATTGTTGGCTCTCTACCTTGGATTTGAATGGATTCGG ACGGATAATATTCTCGCACCTATGATCACGCATGGGATATATTCTGCTGTTGTACTGGGGCATGGACTCTGCAAAATTCATGATCACAGGCGTAAGCTTCGTCAAAGGATCCAGCAAGTACGGGTGGAAACGAAGAACAACAATTTGTAG
- the LOC135596698 gene encoding pentatricopeptide repeat-containing protein At5g46580, chloroplastic-like has translation MVPLCASTSPTISIPHPLLSPLKPPATFLCHSSSSKTSAVTASSPTADQTPSSSSLSDQLLPLSLTLLTSQPTSPSATVAPPPRLPAKPTWTNPSKPRPTVLALRRQPRPPFSHNPSLGPLTALSRTLRLSPDLPSALSAAFPPGHSPSRDDALLLLNSLRSWQKSLQFLDFLRSLPDFPLDTIFYNVVLKSLRAGHQWHHVERLAGEMIDASVPLDNITYSTIITAAKRCRRFDGALRWFERMYRTGLMPDEVTYSAVLDVYARLGHREEVVTLYERACASGWRPDAVAFSVLGKMFGEAGDYDGIRYVLKEMKDLGVKPNAVVYNTLIQATGKAGKPGLARSLFEEMVAAGLSPNEKTLTSLIKIYGKARWSRDAMELWERMKSNRWPMDFILYNTLLSMCADLGLEEEAEKLFEDMRRPDRYARPDSWSYTAMINIYGSGGKPDRAVKMFEEMLEKGVELNVMSCTCLIQCLGKARRIGDAVRVFETATERGIRPDDRLCGCLLSVAAVCEEGGETDMVLGCLKKANNRLVGLLKMLRDEQVGFGEIKDEFRGIMNEAAVEVRRPFCNCLIDICRNQGHPSRRANELLHLGNLYGLYPGLHGRKSEEWSLDLRSLSVGAAKTAFEEWMKSLWDSVVEEEEVLPFSFSVYTGSGTHKFSQGLASSFTSHLNEVAAPFRQVEEKCGSFVASKEDLVSWLRATFSPAVVNA, from the coding sequence ATGGTACCACTCTGTGCTTCCacatctcccactatctccattcCCCACCCTCTTCTCTCCCCACTTAAACCCCCCGCCACCTTCCTCTGCCACTCCTCCTCCTCTAAAACCTCGGCTGTGACTGCAAGCAGCCCAACCGCCGACCAGaccccatcctcctcctccctctccgaccaactcctccctctctccctcaCCCTCCTCACCTCCCAACCCACATCACCCTCAGCCACCGTTGCCCCTCCTCCTCGGCTTCCTGCAAAGCCCACCTGGACCAATCCATCCAAGCCCCGGCCCACCGTCCTCGCCCTCCGCCGCCAACCCCGCCCACCCTTCTCGCACAACCCCTCCCTCGGCCCCCTAACCGCACTCTCCCGCACCCTCCGTCTCTCCCCCGACCTCCCCTCTGCCCTTTCCGCTGCCTTCCCCCCTGGCCATTCCCCTTCCCGCGACGACGCCCTCCTCCTTCTCAACTCCCTTCGCTCCTGGCAGAAGTCTCTCCAGTTCCTCGACTTCCTCAGGTCCCTCCCCGACTTCCCCCTCGACACCATCTTCTACAACGTCGTCCTCAAATCCCTCCGCGCTGGCCACCAGTGGCACCACGTCGAGCGCCTCGCCGGTGAGATGATCGACGCCTCCGTCCCGCTTGATAATATCACCTACTCCACCATCATCACCGCCGCCAAGCGCTGCCGCCGCTTCGACGGCGCCCTTCGTTGGTTCGAGCGCATGTACCGCACCGGCCTCATGCCTGACGAGGTCACCTACTCCGCCGTCCTCGATGTCTACGCTCGGCTGGGCCACCGGGAGGAGGTCGTTACCCTCTACGAGCGCGCCTGCGCCAGTGGGTGGCGCCCCGACGCCGTCGCCTTCTCGGTGCTCGGGAAGATGTTCGGGGAGGCGGGCGACTACGATGGGATCCGCTACGTGCTCAAGGAGATGAAGGACCTGGGCGTGAAACCGAACGCCGTGGTCTACAACACCCTGATCCAGGCGACTGGCAAGGCCGGGAAGCCCGGCCTGGCTAGGAGCCTGTTCGAGGAGATGGTCGCGGCAGGGCTGTCGCCGAACGAGAAGACGCTCACCTCCCTGATCAAGATCTACGGCAAGGCAAGGTGGAGCAGGGACGCGATGGAGTTGTGGGAGCGGATGAAGAGCAACAGATGGCCCATGGACTTCATCCTCTACAATACGTTGCTTAGCATGTGCGCAGATCTTGGATTGGAGGAAGAGGCGGAGAAGCTGTTCGAGGATATGCGGCGGCCGGATCGGTACGCTCGACCGGACAGTTGGAGCTACACGGCGATGATCAATATATACGGGAGCGGTGGAAAGCCCGACAGAGCCGTGAAGATGTTCGAAGAAATGCTGGAGAAGGGGGTGGAGCTAAACGTGATGAGCTGCACTTGCTTGATCCAATGCCTGGGGAAAGCCAGAAGGATCGGGGACGCCGTGAGGGTGTTCGAGACGGCAACGGAGCGGGGCATACGACCCGATGATCGGCTGTGCGGGTGCTTGCTCTCGGTCGCAGCTGTGTGTGAAGAAGGGGGGGAGACCGACATGGTGCTGGGTTGCCTGAAGAAGGCGAACAATAGGCTGGTTGGGCTACTGAAGATGCTCCGCGATGAACAAGTTGGCTTTGGCGAGATCAAGGACGAGTTCCGAGGGATAATGAATGAGGCTGCCGTCGAAGTGCGCAGACCATTCTGCAACTGCTTGATAGATATATGCAGGAATCAGGGGCATCCTTCCCGGAGGGCCAACGAGCTTCTGCATCTGGGAAACCTTTATGGGTTGTATCCTGGTTTGCATGGAAGGAAGTCGGAGGAGTGGTCACTAGACCTTCGATCGTTGTCGGTGGGCGCAGCTAAAACTGCTTTCGAAGAGTGGATGAAGAGTTTATGGGAttcggtggtggaggaggaggaagtatTGCCTTTTTCCTTCTCCGTCTATACTGGCTCAGGAACTCACAAGTTCTCTCAGGGATTGGCCAGCTCTTTTACCTCTCATTTGAACGAAGTGGCTGCACCCTTCCGGCAGGTTGAGGAGAAGTGTGGTAGTTTTGTTGCTTCCAAAGAGGATCTGGTCTCATGGTTACGGGCCACATTTTCACCTGCAGTTGTCAATGCATAG
- the LOC135596699 gene encoding acetylornithine deacetylase-like, translating to MASSSTFALKEVLGELDRGSYVTLLSKIIGEARHVQNNPPDLIPKEDRVARHVLDSLLPLSTSTGGGPLVVSHIAYAEGRGNVIVEYPGSDPARIISFVGCHMDVVTADPTDWEFDPFSLSVDGDKLRGRGTTDCLGHVALVTQLMRRLGETKPKLKNTVVAVFIANEENSSVLGVGVDALVKDGLLDKLKAGPLFWIDTADKQPCIGTGGMIAWRLRATGKLFHSGLPHKAINPLELAMEAFKEIQLRFYRDFPPHPKEEVYGFATPSTMKPTQWSYPGGGINQIPAECTISGDVRLTPFYSVTDVVKKLEEYVDDINANIEKLGTRGPVSKYVLPDENLRGRLTITFDEAMTSGVACNLDSRGFHVLCKATEEVVGHVKPYSITGSLPLIRELQDEDFDVQTSGYGIMATYHARNEYCLFSDMCQGFQVFVSIISQLEADSN from the exons ATGGCGTCTTCCTCAACGTTTGCTCTGAAGGAGGTGCTGGGCGAGCTCGATCGCGGCTCCTACGTCACCCTCCTCTCCAAGATCATCGGCGAGGCCCGCCACGTCCAGAACAATCCCCCGGATTTGATCCCCAAGGAGGACCGTGTCGCCCGCCACGTCCTCGACTCCCTCCTCCCCCTCAGCACCTCCACCGGCGGCGGCCCCCTCGTCGTCTCCCACATCGCCTACGCTGAGGGCCGCGGCAACGTCATCGTCGAGTACCCTGGCTCCGACCCTGCCCGCATCATCTCCTTCGTTGGCTGCCACATGGACGTCGTCACTGCCGATCCCACCGACTGG GAGTTCGATCCCTTTTCACTGAGCGTGGATGGGGATAAGCTTCGGGGCCGGGGGACTACCGACTGCCTTGGGCACGTGGCGCTGGTGACGCAGCTGATGCGAAGGCTTGGGGAGACGAAGCCTAAACTTAAGAACACTGTGGTCGCCGTGTTCATTGCAAACGAGGAAAACTCGTCAGTGTTGGGGGTCGGTGTGGATGCCCTGGTCAAAGATGGGTTGCTTGATAAGCTAAAGGCCGGACCTTT GTTCTGGATCGATACGGCAGATAAGCAACCCTGTATTGGTACTGGGGGAATGATAGCATGGAGGCTGCGGGCTACTGGGAAACTTTTCCACAGTGGTCTCCCGCACAAG GCAATCAATCCATTGGAGTTGGCCATGGAAGCCTTTAAAGAGATTCAGCTGAGATTTTACAGGGACTTCCCTCCACATCCCAAAGAAGAGGTTTATGGATTTGCCACACCTTCAACTATGAAGCCAACCCAATGGAGTT ATCCTGGAGGTGGCATCAATCAGATTCCAGCTGAATGTACAATATCAGGAGATGTGAG ATTAACTCCTTTCTACAG tgttacagatgtcgtcaagaaGTTAGAGGAATATGTGGACGATATAAATGCCAACATAGAAAAGTTGGGCACGCGTGGACCTGTTTCAAAATATGTTCTTCCAGATGAAAATTTGAGGGGAAG GCTTACAATCACTTTTGATGAGGCTATGACCTCCGGAGTTGCTTGTAATCTTGATTCTCGTGGATTCCATGTTTTGTGCAAAGCAACAGAGGAAGTAGTTGGTCACGTGAAGCCTTACTCGATAACTGGAAGTCTGCCCTTGATTCGAGAATTGCAG GATGAAGATTTTGATGTTCAGACTTCTGGATATG GGATAATGGCTACATACCATGCCAGGAATGAGTACTGCCTATTTTCGGACATGTGCCAGGGTTTTCAGGTGTTTGTGAGCATCATTTCCCAGTTGGAAGCAGATAGTAATTGA